A window of the Bacteroidales bacterium genome harbors these coding sequences:
- a CDS encoding polysaccharide biosynthesis tyrosine autokinase: MNENFNPQDIYQEEAIDYKALFFKLYRHWYFFVLTIFIALIIAFLFNKYTKPVYEVSTTVLVEDRNSTDPQALLGLGFRNSMQNVENEIGKLKSYRLAYIAIKQLPFDISYYGEENFISKELYKDTPFKVVYDKKHAQPLTLNFNININSATSFTMSAEGENIDLYDYVEDKKIEGDGLKQIKLKEEYFFGQNIETEHYKFRIELTDKFDEEKDINKNMYFVFNSVNSLVSKYKGFEIEPINKESSILEIKLKGNNIEKSVDFLNTLTEVYLSNNLDKKNQISLKTIEFIDNQLTSLSLNLDSAQQTIQDFRAKNEVMNIDYQAQQTFEHMKELTQKKAELLLSDKYYKNLRDYILQAQNNIDDIIVPTALGINDPVISGFVSNLSALYEERLSLLYRTTEKNPSVIQLDLQINNQKRAMLENIDNIIKTSKISLNDIDERIKIITREINKLPLTQRMLFNMERSFKLSNTMYEYLIKKRSEAQITAASNQPDNEIVDRARKESAGSPVYPKKSLNYLIALVLGAVLPIGYIMGKDMLNDKVIERKDVESVTNLPIIGHTIHSNKESKIVVATSPKSSIAESFRSIRTNLQYLAKGKDQQTILITSDMVGAGKTYTSINLASIYAMYGKKTLLFGFDLRKPKIYQDFGLSNTEGISSYLINKSSLEDIIQPSSIDNLDIIMGGPVPPNPAELIASSKSTELFAKVKEIYDYIIIDTPPVGLVTDAFLLMKYADVNLFIVRQNFTHKKVFASIINDVESRKIPNVNILINDVRLSRNAYGYGYGYGYGYGYGYGYGYGYGYGYGYGYYSDDKDIEKPSLIKRVFQKS, from the coding sequence GTGAACGAGAACTTTAATCCGCAAGATATTTATCAAGAAGAGGCCATAGATTATAAAGCATTATTTTTTAAACTCTATAGACATTGGTATTTCTTTGTATTAACTATTTTTATTGCTTTAATAATTGCTTTCTTATTTAATAAATATACCAAACCCGTATACGAAGTTTCAACAACGGTATTAGTTGAAGATAGAAATAGTACAGATCCTCAAGCTCTGCTTGGGCTGGGATTTAGAAATAGTATGCAAAATGTTGAAAACGAAATAGGAAAATTAAAGTCTTATAGATTAGCTTATATTGCAATAAAACAACTTCCTTTTGATATTTCATATTATGGCGAAGAAAATTTTATCTCAAAAGAACTTTATAAAGATACTCCTTTTAAAGTAGTTTACGACAAGAAACATGCCCAACCGTTAACTCTTAATTTTAATATTAATATTAATTCTGCCACAAGCTTTACAATGAGTGCCGAAGGTGAAAATATTGATCTTTACGATTATGTTGAAGATAAAAAAATTGAAGGTGACGGTCTTAAACAAATTAAATTAAAAGAAGAGTATTTTTTCGGACAAAATATAGAAACAGAGCATTATAAATTCCGTATAGAACTTACGGATAAGTTTGATGAAGAGAAAGACATAAACAAAAACATGTATTTTGTATTTAATAGTGTTAATAGTCTGGTTTCTAAATATAAAGGCTTTGAAATAGAACCTATTAATAAAGAATCGTCAATACTCGAAATAAAACTAAAAGGAAATAATATTGAAAAATCCGTTGATTTTTTAAATACGCTTACCGAAGTTTATTTATCCAATAATTTAGATAAGAAAAATCAGATATCTCTAAAAACTATCGAATTTATTGATAACCAATTAACCAGTCTAAGTTTAAACTTAGACTCTGCACAGCAAACAATTCAGGATTTTCGTGCCAAAAACGAAGTAATGAATATTGATTATCAGGCGCAACAAACTTTTGAACATATGAAAGAGCTTACGCAAAAAAAAGCGGAGCTTTTGTTAAGTGATAAGTATTATAAAAATTTGCGTGATTATATTCTTCAGGCACAAAACAATATCGACGATATAATTGTTCCCACAGCATTAGGAATTAACGATCCGGTAATTTCAGGATTTGTAAGTAACCTGTCCGCTCTTTACGAAGAACGACTATCATTATTATATCGTACAACCGAAAAAAATCCATCTGTAATTCAGCTCGATTTACAAATAAATAACCAGAAAAGAGCGATGCTGGAAAATATCGATAATATCATTAAAACATCCAAAATTTCGTTAAATGATATTGATGAGCGTATTAAAATTATAACAAGAGAAATAAATAAATTGCCGCTTACACAACGTATGCTGTTCAACATGGAACGTAGCTTTAAGCTGAGCAATACTATGTATGAGTATCTGATTAAAAAACGCTCGGAAGCTCAAATTACAGCAGCTTCAAATCAACCCGATAACGAAATTGTTGACCGAGCAAGGAAAGAATCTGCCGGCTCGCCGGTTTATCCAAAAAAATCGTTAAACTACTTAATAGCATTGGTATTAGGTGCAGTACTTCCTATTGGATATATTATGGGAAAAGATATGCTTAACGATAAGGTTATCGAGAGAAAAGATGTTGAATCGGTTACTAATTTACCTATTATCGGACATACTATTCACTCTAATAAAGAATCTAAGATAGTAGTGGCTACTTCGCCAAAATCTTCAATTGCCGAGTCTTTCCGTTCTATTAGAACTAATCTGCAATACTTGGCTAAGGGAAAAGACCAGCAAACCATTCTTATTACTTCTGATATGGTAGGTGCGGGTAAAACATATACTTCTATTAACTTGGCAAGTATTTATGCTATGTACGGCAAAAAAACCTTACTGTTTGGCTTCGATTTACGTAAACCTAAAATTTATCAAGATTTTGGTTTGTCAAATACCGAAGGTATTTCTTCTTATCTGATAAATAAAAGTTCACTCGAAGATATTATTCAGCCTTCCTCTATAGATAATCTGGATATTATTATGGGTGGTCCTGTTCCTCCAAATCCCGCCGAACTTATTGCCTCGAGCAAAAGCACCGAATTATTTGCCAAAGTAAAAGAGATTTACGATTATATTATTATAGATACGCCTCCCGTTGGTTTGGTAACAGATGCTTTTCTTCTGATGAAATATGCTGATGTAAATCTGTTTATCGTACGTCAAAACTTTACTCATAAAAAAGTATTTGCTTCCATTATTAATGATGTTGAAAGTCGTAAAATACCAAATGTAAATATTCTGATTAACGATGTGCGATTATCAAGAAATGCATATGGCTATGGTTACGGCTATGGTTACGGTTATGGCTATGGTTACGGCTATGGTTACGGTTATGGTTACGGTTATGGCTATGGTTATTATTCGGATGATAAAGACATAGAAAAACCCTCCTTAATAAAACGGGTATTTCAAAAATCATAA
- a CDS encoding asparaginase: protein MKAAILVIYTGGTIGMFKDIETGSLRPFNFDELYNYMPSLELFDFKIDSYSFDPIIDSANISPDYWIKLVEVISENYEKYDGFVILHGTDTMSYTASALSFMLDNLNKPVVITGSQLPLGMVRTDGRDNFITSLEIAGAKSDDIPMIPEVCIYFENQLFRGNRTHKFNAENFDAFKSVNYPALADVGVYIKYREQNILKPKFKRLKINTKLDNNIVVLRLFPGICPKTVKAILSIDGIKGVILETYGAGNAPTEEWFLNELRAALNAGILIVNVSQCRGGSVEMGKYETSLDLADMGLINGKDITVEAALTKMMMILGLDISKEEAKKLMEKNLKGEMRED, encoded by the coding sequence ATGAAAGCAGCCATATTGGTTATTTATACCGGAGGAACTATTGGGATGTTTAAAGATATAGAAACAGGCTCGTTACGTCCGTTTAATTTTGATGAGCTGTATAATTATATGCCATCATTGGAATTATTTGACTTTAAAATAGATTCTTACTCTTTTGATCCTATTATCGATTCGGCAAATATTAGTCCGGATTATTGGATAAAATTAGTTGAAGTTATTTCGGAGAACTACGAAAAATATGACGGTTTTGTTATTCTTCATGGAACAGACACTATGAGTTATACTGCTTCGGCTTTAAGTTTTATGCTCGACAATTTAAATAAACCCGTAGTTATAACCGGCTCGCAATTACCTTTGGGAATGGTTAGAACTGATGGACGAGATAATTTTATTACCAGTTTGGAAATTGCCGGAGCTAAGTCTGACGATATTCCAATGATTCCCGAAGTATGCATTTACTTTGAGAATCAATTATTTAGAGGAAACCGCACGCATAAGTTTAATGCGGAGAATTTTGACGCTTTTAAATCGGTAAATTATCCGGCATTAGCCGATGTTGGCGTTTATATTAAATATCGGGAACAAAATATTTTAAAACCAAAATTTAAACGATTAAAAATCAATACTAAGCTCGATAATAATATTGTTGTGCTGCGATTATTTCCCGGTATTTGTCCTAAAACAGTTAAAGCAATACTTTCTATCGATGGAATAAAAGGTGTTATTTTGGAGACTTATGGAGCAGGAAATGCACCTACGGAAGAATGGTTTTTAAATGAATTAAGAGCTGCACTTAATGCAGGTATTTTAATTGTAAACGTTTCGCAATGCAGAGGCGGTTCCGTAGAAATGGGAAAATACGAAACCAGTCTCGATTTAGCCGATATGGGCTTAATTAACGGTAAGGACATAACGGTAGAAGCCGCACTAACAAAAATGATGATGATATTAGGTTTAGATATTTCTAAAGAAGAAGCCAAAAAACTAATGGAAAAGAATTTAAAAGGCGAAATGCGTGAAGATTAA
- a CDS encoding TatD family hydrolase, whose amino-acid sequence MTFIDTHNHIYLAEFNQDRSTVIEEAISLGVEKFLLPNIDSFSIGSMLQLSKDYPDNCFPMMGLHPTSVKENVEEELAIVEKLLNENTFVAIGEIGIDLYWDKTFFSEQEEAFRFQVKLAKKYNLPIVIHSRDSFNELFNILDDIHTPELKGVFHCFTGSEEQAHKIVNDYGFKLGIGGVLTFKNSGLSEQIKNIDLKHLILETDAPYLAPTPYRGKRNQPAYIPLIAKKLAEIKGISIDKVAEITTANAEELFNL is encoded by the coding sequence ATGACTTTTATAGATACGCATAATCATATTTATTTAGCCGAATTTAATCAGGATCGTTCAACCGTAATTGAAGAGGCTATTAGTCTTGGAGTAGAAAAGTTTTTATTGCCAAATATCGACAGCTTCTCTATCGGCTCAATGCTTCAACTTTCAAAAGATTATCCTGATAATTGTTTCCCTATGATGGGATTACACCCCACTTCGGTAAAAGAAAATGTTGAAGAGGAATTAGCTATTGTAGAGAAACTTTTAAATGAAAATACTTTTGTTGCCATAGGCGAAATAGGCATAGATTTATATTGGGATAAGACGTTTTTTTCTGAACAAGAAGAGGCTTTTCGTTTTCAGGTTAAGCTTGCCAAGAAATATAATTTGCCCATTGTTATTCATTCTCGCGATTCCTTCAATGAGCTATTTAATATATTGGATGATATTCACACACCCGAATTAAAAGGAGTTTTTCATTGCTTTACGGGTAGTGAGGAACAAGCACATAAAATTGTAAATGACTATGGTTTTAAGTTAGGAATAGGCGGTGTGTTAACGTTTAAAAATTCGGGTTTATCCGAGCAAATTAAAAATATAGACCTAAAGCATCTCATTTTAGAAACGGATGCTCCTTATTTAGCTCCAACACCTTATCGTGGTAAACGCAATCAACCGGCATATATTCCGCTTATAGCGAAAAAATTAGCCGAAATAAAAGGAATTTCTATTGATAAAGTCGCAGAAATTACAACAGCAAATGCTGAAGAATTATTTAATTTATAG
- a CDS encoding aspartate--ammonia ligase yields the protein MKNDILKTEEAISLVKEIFTQELSKQLNLTKISSPIAVLDGTGINDDLNGSERTVKFPVKALKEQSAVVVNSLAKWKRIRLSELEVEEGKGILTDMRALRPDEDYSPIHSIYVDQWDWEKTISAKDRSLSVLKKHVEQIYEALTTTEIQLALVNPHLQAVLPTKITFIHSEELLERYPKLSAKERETEIAKAFGAVFIIGIGGKLSDGKIHDGRAPDYDDWSSENEDGYYGLNGDIIVWNPVLKTAFEISSMGIRVNKTTLLNQLEERGASDRKNLYFHSLLLNDQLPQSIGGGIGQSRVVMFMLKKQHIGEVQVSLWPDSIREESLKANVHLL from the coding sequence ATGAAAAACGACATTTTAAAAACAGAAGAAGCAATCAGTCTTGTAAAGGAAATTTTTACACAAGAATTATCAAAACAATTAAATCTGACAAAAATATCATCACCTATTGCGGTATTGGACGGCACAGGCATTAATGATGATTTAAACGGTAGCGAAAGAACCGTTAAATTCCCTGTTAAAGCTTTGAAAGAACAAAGTGCTGTAGTTGTAAACTCTTTGGCAAAATGGAAAAGAATACGTCTTAGTGAATTAGAAGTAGAAGAGGGAAAAGGAATATTAACTGATATGCGTGCGCTTCGTCCGGATGAGGATTATAGTCCTATACACTCAATTTATGTAGACCAATGGGATTGGGAAAAAACTATAAGTGCAAAAGACAGATCGTTAAGTGTTTTGAAAAAACACGTAGAACAAATTTACGAGGCTCTTACAACTACCGAAATACAACTTGCTTTAGTAAATCCTCATCTTCAGGCTGTTTTACCCACAAAAATCACTTTCATTCATTCCGAAGAATTATTAGAGAGATATCCTAAACTAAGTGCTAAAGAAAGGGAAACGGAAATCGCAAAAGCCTTTGGTGCAGTTTTTATTATTGGTATTGGAGGTAAACTTAGTGATGGGAAAATTCATGATGGTCGTGCACCGGATTATGACGATTGGAGTTCGGAAAATGAAGATGGTTATTATGGTCTAAATGGCGATATTATAGTTTGGAATCCTGTTTTAAAAACCGCTTTTGAGATTTCGTCTATGGGGATTCGTGTTAATAAAACTACTTTATTGAATCAGTTAGAAGAAAGAGGAGCCTCGGATAGAAAAAACCTGTATTTTCATTCTCTCTTACTAAACGATCAATTACCACAAAGTATTGGTGGCGGTATTGGACAATCGAGAGTTGTAATGTTTATGTTGAAAAAACAACACATTGGTGAGGTACAAGTTAGTCTTTGGCCCGATAGTATTAGAGAAGAATCTTTAAAAGCTAATGTTCACTTATTGTAG
- a CDS encoding dihydrofolate reductase: MLSIIVAVAENNAIGKDNKLIWHLSDDLKRFKALTTSHTIIMGRKTFESLPKGALPNRTNVVLTKNKNLRFENCEMIFSIEDIIEKYGSDSEEHFIIGGGQLYNSLLPFVKRIYLTRVHHSFDANVYFPEINMKNWEIESETQHKASEKNEYDFSFINLLRK; this comes from the coding sequence ATGTTATCAATAATAGTTGCAGTAGCCGAGAATAATGCCATAGGAAAAGATAATAAGTTAATTTGGCATCTGTCAGACGATTTAAAAAGATTTAAGGCTTTAACAACATCCCACACCATTATTATGGGTCGTAAAACATTTGAATCTTTACCTAAAGGAGCATTACCCAACAGAACTAATGTTGTATTAACAAAAAATAAAAATTTACGTTTTGAAAATTGCGAAATGATATTTTCTATTGAGGATATTATTGAAAAATACGGAAGCGATTCCGAAGAACATTTTATTATAGGTGGCGGTCAGTTATATAATAGCTTATTGCCTTTTGTTAAGCGAATTTATTTAACACGTGTCCATCATAGCTTTGATGCTAATGTTTATTTTCCTGAGATAAATATGAAAAATTGGGAAATAGAAAGTGAAACGCAGCACAAAGCTTCAGAAAAGAATGAATACGATTTTTCATTCATCAATCTTCTAAGGAAATAA